The following proteins come from a genomic window of Microbacterium sulfonylureivorans:
- a CDS encoding heme oxygenase (biliverdin-producing) codes for MSDPIPFSAALRERSSRAHSSSEHAGFMADLMTGEGTRDDYVALVAQHWFIYEALERTAGQMRSDPVASVFISDKLTRLPALEADLEFLVGPDWKSAITPLPTTQRYVDRINEVGATWPGGFVAHHYTRYLGDLSGGQFIGRLMARRFGFETNGIGFYLFEDIADPRAFKDVYRDQLDAAPWDAAEQERVIDEVLLAYRFNTELFDDLAQAKAAQVA; via the coding sequence CAGTGAGCACGCCGGCTTCATGGCCGACCTCATGACGGGGGAGGGCACGCGCGATGACTACGTCGCGCTCGTCGCCCAGCACTGGTTCATCTACGAGGCGCTCGAGCGCACCGCAGGCCAGATGCGCAGCGATCCCGTCGCATCGGTCTTCATCAGCGACAAGCTGACGCGCCTGCCCGCGCTCGAGGCCGACCTCGAGTTCCTCGTCGGCCCGGACTGGAAGTCGGCGATCACACCGCTGCCGACCACGCAGCGGTATGTCGACCGCATCAACGAGGTGGGCGCGACGTGGCCGGGCGGATTCGTCGCCCATCACTACACCCGCTACCTCGGAGACCTGTCCGGCGGCCAGTTCATCGGCCGGCTCATGGCGCGCCGATTCGGCTTCGAGACCAACGGCATCGGCTTCTACCTCTTCGAGGACATCGCCGATCCGCGGGCGTTCAAGGACGTCTACCGCGACCAGCTCGACGCGGCACCATGGGATGCCGCGGAGCAGGAGCGGGTGATCGACGAGGTGCTGCTCGCGTATCGGTTCAACACGGAGCTGTTCGACGACCTGGCCCAGGCGAAGGCCGCTCAGGTCGCCTGA
- a CDS encoding ATP-dependent DNA helicase, which yields MTTPPLSAEQESLFRLIEDTREHVFVTGRAGTGKSTLLQHLAWHTSKSIAVCAPTGVAALNVEGQTIHSLFRLPIGLIANGEIDQSDAARKILNAIDTLVIDEISMVNADLMDAIDRSLRQARGRRAEPFGGVQIVMFGDPYQLAPVPPRGDELRYIRDHYRSFWFFDAKVWVGETASDGIIDIGSYGADLHIRELVDIHRQSDPAFKAMLNAVRYGRVTADIAQILNDTGARTPPDPADGEHPIITLATRNDIVNGINRRHLTELIGREQTATAEINGDFGRGDASYPADVDLKLKVGAQVMFLRNDTQSFGEPPRWVNGTIGTVTRIAGGTVRVDVEGEEFDVEPAVWERFRYAYDAGSKSLSREIVAEFTQFPLRLAWAVTIHKSQGKTYDRAIVDLGSGAFAPGQTYVALSRLTSLDGLYLSRPLRPSDIRVDPDVQRFMAGVRAQAQAQTQAT from the coding sequence GTGACCACGCCGCCGCTGTCCGCCGAGCAGGAGTCCCTGTTCCGGCTCATCGAGGACACGCGGGAGCACGTTTTCGTCACCGGCCGCGCCGGCACGGGCAAATCGACCCTGCTGCAGCACCTCGCCTGGCACACCAGCAAGTCGATCGCGGTGTGCGCTCCCACCGGGGTCGCCGCGCTCAACGTCGAAGGACAGACGATCCACTCGCTGTTCCGTCTGCCGATCGGGCTGATCGCGAACGGCGAGATCGACCAGTCCGATGCCGCGCGCAAGATCCTCAACGCCATCGACACCCTCGTGATCGATGAGATCTCCATGGTCAACGCCGACCTCATGGACGCCATCGACCGGTCGCTCCGGCAGGCGCGCGGTCGCCGCGCCGAGCCGTTCGGCGGGGTCCAGATCGTGATGTTCGGCGATCCGTACCAGCTCGCCCCGGTGCCGCCGCGCGGCGACGAGCTGCGCTACATCCGCGACCACTACCGCTCATTCTGGTTCTTCGACGCGAAGGTGTGGGTCGGCGAGACCGCGAGCGACGGCATCATCGACATCGGCTCCTACGGCGCCGACCTGCACATTCGCGAGCTCGTCGACATCCATCGTCAGTCCGACCCGGCGTTCAAGGCGATGCTCAACGCCGTGCGGTACGGCAGGGTGACGGCCGACATCGCGCAGATCCTCAACGACACCGGTGCGCGCACGCCTCCCGACCCGGCCGACGGCGAGCATCCGATCATCACGCTCGCGACGCGCAACGACATCGTCAACGGCATCAACCGCCGCCATCTCACTGAGCTCATCGGCCGCGAGCAGACCGCGACCGCCGAGATCAACGGCGACTTCGGGCGAGGGGATGCCTCGTACCCCGCCGACGTCGACCTCAAGCTCAAGGTCGGGGCACAGGTCATGTTCCTGCGCAACGACACCCAGTCCTTCGGCGAGCCGCCGCGCTGGGTCAACGGGACGATCGGCACGGTCACGCGCATCGCCGGCGGCACGGTGAGGGTCGACGTCGAGGGCGAGGAGTTCGATGTCGAGCCGGCGGTGTGGGAGAGGTTCCGCTACGCCTACGACGCCGGATCGAAGTCGCTCTCGCGCGAGATCGTGGCCGAGTTCACCCAGTTCCCGCTGCGCCTGGCGTGGGCGGTCACGATCCACAAGTCGCAGGGCAAGACGTACGACAGGGCGATCGTCGACCTCGGGTCGGGCGCGTTCGCACCCGGACAGACGTATGTCGCGCTGTCACGGTTGACGTCGCTCGACGGGCTCTACCTCTCACGGCCGCTCCGGCCGAGCGACATACGCGTCGACCCCGACGTGCAGCGGTTCATGGCCGGGGTGCGCGCGCAGGCGCAGGCGCAGACTCAGGCGACCTGA
- a CDS encoding MerR family transcriptional regulator, with amino-acid sequence MKSSRLPIGDAANRFGLATHVLRHWEDVGLLHPERDSSGRRLFSDDDLVRVGVIVRSKAAGMSLEQIGVLLDEQAPERHRVLAEHLADLARRMADMEQSRRMTEHALRCRSHDITTCPRFRAIMDEVVAGTGRWRDAEPPVDGEASSTDPPVAGRGPASAG; translated from the coding sequence ATGAAGTCAAGTCGCCTTCCGATCGGGGATGCCGCCAATCGGTTCGGGCTCGCCACGCACGTGCTTCGCCATTGGGAGGACGTCGGTCTGCTGCATCCGGAGCGCGATAGCTCCGGCCGCCGGCTCTTCTCCGACGACGATCTCGTCCGCGTCGGGGTGATCGTGCGGAGCAAGGCGGCGGGGATGAGCCTCGAGCAGATCGGCGTCCTGCTCGACGAGCAGGCGCCCGAGCGTCACCGTGTGCTCGCGGAGCACCTGGCCGACCTCGCCCGGCGGATGGCGGACATGGAGCAGTCGAGACGCATGACCGAGCACGCGCTCCGCTGCCGTTCGCACGACATCACGACGTGCCCGCGCTTCCGCGCCATCATGGACGAGGTCGTCGCCGGCACGGGTCGGTGGCGGGATGCCGAACCGCCTGTGGACGGGGAGGCGTCGTCCACCGATCCGCCCGTCGCCGGCCGGGGTCCGGCATCCGCTGGCTAA
- a CDS encoding NAD(P)/FAD-dependent oxidoreductase yields the protein MYEAIVIGGGPAGLQAALTLGRMHRRTLLVDSGEYRNGTVEHAHNLLANDGVAPAELRARARTELVAYPTVEVRDAAVESVVAADGGFTIALADGEVVRAARVVLATGVRDELPPIPGLAAEWGRRVAQCPFCHGHEFAGRAVAVALDGEHAEMIRRMLAPLASEVVVIPPGSIERIVAEAEGLRIETRDGTARSVAGLFVAPTPSQRAPFAERLGCRMLPSGAVEVDLVGATSVPGVYAAGDMAHTAAAAGPMVSLAAAIAAGQMAAAGVVRDLTSATA from the coding sequence GTGTACGAAGCGATCGTGATCGGGGGCGGACCCGCGGGTCTGCAGGCCGCGCTGACACTGGGACGGATGCATCGGCGAACGCTGCTCGTCGATTCCGGCGAGTACCGCAACGGCACCGTCGAGCATGCCCACAATCTGCTGGCGAACGACGGCGTCGCACCCGCCGAGCTGCGCGCCCGCGCTCGGACGGAGCTCGTCGCGTACCCGACGGTCGAGGTGCGCGATGCCGCGGTGGAGAGCGTGGTCGCCGCCGACGGCGGGTTCACGATCGCCCTCGCGGACGGGGAGGTCGTGCGGGCCGCTCGCGTGGTGCTCGCGACCGGGGTCCGCGACGAGCTGCCGCCGATTCCCGGACTCGCGGCCGAGTGGGGTCGGCGCGTCGCGCAATGTCCTTTCTGCCACGGCCACGAGTTCGCCGGGCGGGCGGTCGCGGTGGCGCTCGACGGCGAGCACGCCGAGATGATCCGGCGGATGCTGGCGCCGTTGGCGTCGGAGGTCGTGGTGATCCCACCGGGGTCGATCGAACGCATCGTCGCCGAGGCCGAAGGTCTTCGCATCGAGACCCGCGACGGCACTGCCCGGTCCGTGGCCGGCCTCTTCGTGGCTCCGACGCCGAGCCAGCGGGCGCCCTTCGCCGAACGACTCGGGTGCCGGATGCTGCCGAGCGGCGCCGTCGAGGTCGATCTGGTCGGCGCCACCTCGGTGCCCGGCGTCTACGCCGCGGGCGACATGGCCCACACGGCGGCGGCCGCCGGCCCGATGGTCTCGCTCGCCGCGGCGATCGCGGCCGGTCAGATGGCGGCCGCGGGGGTCGTGCGCGACCTCACCTCCGCCACGGCCTGA
- a CDS encoding cytochrome c oxidase assembly protein: MGPARALRAAGPVILVVSALVVLVWALAYGGGAAPLAIGDPGPFARWGLPVAKLFVNLSAAGMVGALVTALFALKAGEREFDVALDAASISAAVFTVSAAATGFLTFIDAFNPAIDAGPEFGAQLGRFLIETEVGRTWLITTVAGAGLTVLTFAVRSWTATFVVGILAVAALVPMGTQGHSGEEAFHHEAMTALILHIIAAAVWLGGLILMVLVRPLLGRDRLPPVLSRYSSIALAAFVVVAVSGTVRAAIGLQSWDALLSPYGVILGVKIVALIGLGVFGAWYRLRLIGRLREDAASRTFWTLIVFEIVLMGAASGAAAALARTPPPVSAGLPAVRTPAEVLTGAPLPVELTPDRWLTAWNIDLLWAVAAGFGVFFYLVGVWRLRRRGDEWPIYRTIMWVAGLGLLVWVTGGVINVYQDYLFSMHMVGHMLLTMAIPLLLVAGAPVTLAARAIRKRDDGTRGGREWILWAVHSPVARVLTNPLVAAGLFIGSLWIFYYTDLFRWSLYDHLGHEWMTAHFLFTGYLFVLTLIGIDPVPYRLPYPGRLLLLIGIMAMHAFFGIAIMMQSGLMVAEWFGSMGRTWGATPLDDQYTGGGVAWSIGEIPTLILAITVAIQWSRSDARDQKRRDRHADRTGDAELEEYNARLAELAERDARAGR; the protein is encoded by the coding sequence ATGGGTCCAGCACGGGCCCTGCGGGCCGCGGGGCCGGTGATCCTCGTCGTCAGCGCGCTCGTCGTGCTCGTCTGGGCGCTGGCGTACGGCGGGGGGGCCGCGCCGTTGGCGATCGGCGATCCGGGGCCCTTCGCGCGCTGGGGACTCCCCGTCGCCAAGCTCTTCGTGAACCTGTCCGCCGCCGGCATGGTGGGTGCACTCGTCACCGCCCTGTTCGCCCTCAAGGCGGGCGAGCGAGAGTTCGACGTCGCGCTCGATGCGGCATCCATCTCGGCCGCCGTGTTCACGGTCTCCGCCGCCGCAACTGGCTTCCTCACCTTCATCGACGCCTTCAACCCGGCGATCGACGCCGGTCCCGAGTTCGGGGCGCAGCTCGGCCGTTTCCTCATCGAGACGGAAGTCGGACGCACCTGGCTCATCACCACCGTCGCCGGTGCCGGGCTGACCGTCCTGACCTTCGCCGTGCGCTCCTGGACGGCGACGTTCGTCGTGGGGATCCTCGCCGTCGCCGCGCTCGTGCCGATGGGCACCCAGGGGCACTCCGGCGAAGAGGCGTTCCACCACGAGGCCATGACGGCGCTCATCCTCCACATCATCGCCGCAGCCGTGTGGCTCGGCGGGCTGATCCTGATGGTTCTCGTGCGCCCGCTCCTCGGCCGCGACCGCCTCCCGCCGGTGCTCTCGAGGTACTCGAGCATCGCTCTCGCGGCGTTCGTCGTCGTGGCCGTGTCGGGCACCGTGCGTGCGGCGATCGGGCTGCAGAGCTGGGACGCGCTTCTGTCGCCGTACGGCGTCATCCTCGGCGTGAAGATCGTGGCGCTGATCGGGCTCGGCGTCTTCGGCGCCTGGTATCGGCTGCGTCTGATCGGGCGACTCCGGGAGGATGCGGCATCCCGCACGTTCTGGACCCTGATCGTGTTCGAGATCGTGCTGATGGGCGCGGCGAGCGGTGCGGCGGCCGCCCTCGCCCGCACGCCTCCGCCGGTCTCGGCAGGTCTCCCCGCCGTCCGTACCCCCGCGGAGGTGCTGACGGGCGCCCCGCTGCCGGTCGAGCTCACCCCCGACCGCTGGCTCACGGCCTGGAACATCGACCTGCTGTGGGCCGTCGCGGCAGGGTTCGGAGTGTTCTTCTACCTCGTCGGCGTATGGCGCCTGCGTCGCCGCGGCGACGAATGGCCGATCTACCGGACCATCATGTGGGTAGCGGGGCTCGGGCTGCTCGTCTGGGTGACCGGCGGCGTGATCAACGTCTACCAGGACTACCTGTTCAGCATGCACATGGTCGGGCACATGCTCCTCACCATGGCGATCCCGCTGCTGCTCGTCGCCGGCGCCCCGGTCACGCTCGCGGCCCGGGCGATACGCAAGAGGGACGATGGCACGCGCGGTGGGCGCGAATGGATCCTGTGGGCGGTGCACTCGCCCGTCGCCCGCGTGCTGACGAACCCGCTCGTCGCGGCCGGCCTGTTCATCGGCTCGCTGTGGATCTTCTACTACACCGATCTCTTCCGCTGGTCGCTGTACGACCACCTCGGTCACGAGTGGATGACCGCGCACTTCCTCTTCACCGGGTATCTCTTCGTGCTCACGCTCATCGGAATCGATCCGGTGCCGTATCGACTGCCGTACCCGGGGCGCCTCCTGCTGCTCATCGGCATCATGGCGATGCACGCGTTCTTCGGGATCGCGATCATGATGCAGTCGGGCCTGATGGTGGCCGAGTGGTTCGGATCGATGGGGCGCACGTGGGGCGCGACTCCGCTCGACGACCAGTACACCGGCGGCGGCGTCGCCTGGTCGATCGGCGAGATCCCGACGCTCATCCTCGCCATCACGGTGGCGATCCAGTGGAGCCGCAGCGATGCCCGTGACCAGAAGCGCCGGGACCGCCACGCCGACCGCACCGGCGATGCGGAGCTCGAGGAGTACAACGCCCGCCTCGCCGAGCTCGCCGAGCGGGATGCCCGGGCGGGTCGCTGA
- a CDS encoding HU family DNA-binding protein: MADKSITKTELVASIASATGQSQSAVSGVLDSLFSTVSEAVAKGSKVSIPGWISFERVETSARTGRNPQTGEEIKIPAGQRVKVTAGSKLKAAVK, translated from the coding sequence ATGGCCGACAAGTCCATCACCAAGACCGAACTCGTCGCGAGCATCGCCAGCGCGACCGGGCAGAGCCAGTCCGCCGTGTCGGGCGTGCTCGACTCCCTCTTCTCCACCGTCTCCGAGGCGGTCGCCAAGGGCAGCAAGGTCTCGATCCCCGGCTGGATCTCGTTCGAGCGCGTCGAGACGTCGGCTCGCACCGGCCGCAACCCCCAGACGGGCGAGGAGATCAAGATCCCCGCCGGCCAGCGTGTGAAGGTCACCGCCGGCTCCAAGCTGAAGGCCGCCGTCAAGTAA
- a CDS encoding TetR/AcrR family transcriptional regulator, with amino-acid sequence MSTTPAQAASTRPSPARGRLLDAATDLFYREGIHSVGVDRIIEAAGVTRATMYKQFEGKEGLVLAYLRGEDEGLRALFAQAGAASSDPDVLLELVIGGIEQDIRERHTRGCPFINAAAEYPDAGPVRDLIDAHREWFRSTLEQLATAAGLVDPADVASSLVLLRDAALVGGYLDGQDRVAPAFARTARGVIASHRR; translated from the coding sequence ATGAGCACCACCCCCGCGCAGGCCGCGAGCACCCGCCCCTCCCCTGCCAGAGGACGGCTCCTGGATGCCGCGACCGACCTCTTCTATCGCGAAGGCATCCACTCGGTCGGCGTCGATCGCATCATCGAAGCGGCCGGCGTGACCCGCGCGACGATGTACAAGCAGTTCGAGGGCAAGGAGGGTCTGGTCCTGGCCTATCTGCGGGGCGAGGACGAGGGCCTTCGCGCACTGTTCGCCCAGGCCGGCGCGGCATCATCCGATCCCGACGTGCTGCTCGAGCTCGTCATCGGCGGCATCGAGCAGGACATCCGCGAGCGCCACACGCGCGGTTGCCCCTTCATCAACGCGGCCGCGGAGTACCCCGACGCCGGTCCGGTGCGCGACCTCATCGACGCTCATCGCGAGTGGTTCCGCTCGACGCTGGAGCAGCTCGCGACCGCCGCAGGCCTCGTCGACCCCGCCGATGTGGCATCCTCCCTCGTGCTGCTGCGCGACGCAGCGCTCGTCGGCGGCTACCTCGACGGTCAGGATCGGGTCGCTCCCGCGTTCGCCCGGACGGCCCGCGGAGTCATCGCCTCGCACCGCCGCTGA
- a CDS encoding alpha/beta hydrolase — MNTTTKTPIVLIHGLWMTPKSWDTWAERFRAAGHQVIVPGWPGIDDRTVEDIRRNPAALKGIGLKQIADNYERIIRELPQKPIIIGHSFGGVLTQMLADRGLGVAYVGVAPGQTAGVTALPLSTLWTGTPILANPFGRNGAKPLSKRHFHFTFGNDLPREESDKLWEEFAVNSYNRVFFEGVLSVLNEKGGVTHVDYGRTDRAPLLIITGEIDHVVPPAIGEAIVKKYQKSGSPAIVDYKTYPGRTHRLVSQDGWEEIADYALEWATTHQVREAQAAAPETEAAQ; from the coding sequence ATGAACACCACGACCAAGACCCCCATCGTCCTCATCCATGGCCTCTGGATGACCCCGAAGAGCTGGGACACCTGGGCCGAGCGCTTCCGCGCCGCCGGCCACCAGGTCATCGTCCCGGGATGGCCCGGCATCGACGACCGCACCGTCGAAGACATCCGCCGCAACCCCGCCGCACTCAAGGGGATCGGCCTGAAGCAGATCGCCGACAACTACGAGCGCATCATCCGCGAGCTGCCGCAGAAGCCGATCATCATCGGCCACTCGTTCGGTGGAGTCCTCACCCAGATGCTCGCCGACCGCGGCCTCGGAGTCGCGTACGTCGGCGTCGCACCCGGACAGACCGCCGGCGTCACCGCGCTCCCGCTCTCGACGCTGTGGACCGGCACGCCGATCCTCGCGAACCCCTTCGGTCGGAACGGCGCGAAGCCGCTGTCGAAGCGCCACTTCCACTTCACCTTCGGCAACGACCTGCCCCGCGAGGAGTCCGACAAGCTCTGGGAGGAGTTCGCGGTGAACTCGTACAACCGGGTCTTCTTCGAGGGCGTGCTGTCCGTGCTCAACGAGAAGGGCGGCGTCACCCACGTCGACTACGGCCGCACCGACCGCGCACCGCTCCTCATCATCACGGGTGAGATCGACCACGTCGTGCCGCCCGCCATCGGCGAGGCCATCGTGAAGAAGTACCAGAAGTCGGGCAGCCCCGCGATCGTCGACTACAAGACGTACCCGGGTCGCACCCACCGCCTCGTCAGCCAGGACGGCTGGGAGGAGATCGCCGACTACGCCCTCGAGTGGGCCACCACCCACCAGGTGCGCGAGGCGCAGGCGGCCGCCCCCGAGACCGAGGCGGCACAGTAA